A segment of the Pseudomonadota bacterium genome:
TGATCATTCAAATTCCTGTGTTTTTTGCCCTGTATAAGGTGTTGTTTGTTAGCATTGAGATGCGGCATGCGCCGTTTTTTGGCTGGATTCATGATTTGTCGGCACCTGACCCAACGACCTTCTTTAATCTGTTCGGAGTGATTCCTTGGGATCCCCCTAGCTTCTTGATGATTGGCGCTTGGCCAATTATTATGGGTGCGACCATGTTGATTCAACAAAAGCTAAATCCAGCTCCGGCTGACCCTATTCAAGCCAAGATGTTTTTGCTCATGCCAATTATGTTTACGGTCATGCTGGCGCAATTTCCGGTTGGCCTGGTTATTTATTGGTCCTGGAGCAACGTGCTGTCCATAGGACAGCAATGGGTGATGATGCGCTCGGTTAAAAAGGCAAGTTAGGTTTGATGGATCAAAAAGCACCAGAAGAGGATCAAGCAGGAGAGTTTACAGCCTACAGCCGGTGGCTTTTCTCTCAACATTGCCAGTTCATAATGGGGGTTGCCAAAGAGGAGCAGTTACCAGCCTCCGAATTGCCAGAAGTTGCCTTTGCCGGTCGCTCTAATGTCGGAAAGTCCAGTTTGCTAAATACTTTGGTTGGCAGAAAACAGTTGGCTCGAACTTCAAAAACGCCAGGGCGTACTCAGCAGATTAACTTTTTTGATCTGGCGGGACAGGGATTTTTGGTGGACCTGCCGGGGTATGGCTACGCGAAGGCGTCAAAATCAAACATTACCTCCTGGACAAGGTTGATTTATCGTTATTTACAAGGGCGAGTGCCCTTAAAACGTGTTTTTGTTTTGATTGACAGTAGGCACGGCCTTAAAAAGGTTGATCGCGAGATTTTTGAATTGTTGGATAGTGCAGCTGTTCCTTACCAAATTGTTCTGACCAAACGGGATAAAATTTCAAGTCTCCAGCTTGAGCAATTACAGAGTGAGATAGCCAAACAGCTCAAGCCACATCCCGCCGCATTTCCTGTTGTGCTTAGCACCAGCTCGTTTAAGAAACTAGGAGTAGGGGAGCTGCGTGAGGTAGTTGCCGAGTTAATTCCCAAACACAGTGGTTGATTGCAGCCACAACTCAAGATAGTATGACTTCGTGCCCGCTTGGTGGAAGTGGTAGACACAGCAGACTTAAAATCTGCCGGCTTAAACGCCGTGCTGGTTCGAGTCCGGCAGCGGGCACCAATAAAATAAAGGGTTTGATAGAGATTGTGATTTTTTATAGTAAGGCTTCAAAAGTCAATTGTCAGCAAATGGTGAGATTTTGATTGAAATCCTAGAAGAA
Coding sequences within it:
- the yihA gene encoding ribosome biogenesis GTP-binding protein YihA/YsxC, producing MDQKAPEEDQAGEFTAYSRWLFSQHCQFIMGVAKEEQLPASELPEVAFAGRSNVGKSSLLNTLVGRKQLARTSKTPGRTQQINFFDLAGQGFLVDLPGYGYAKASKSNITSWTRLIYRYLQGRVPLKRVFVLIDSRHGLKKVDREIFELLDSAAVPYQIVLTKRDKISSLQLEQLQSEIAKQLKPHPAAFPVVLSTSSFKKLGVGELREVVAELIPKHSG